The Acidobacteriota bacterium region CCAAGGCAGGATCTTGCGGAACATGGCGGAACCTCCTAGAGAAAGGTCGAGTTGGGATCGAAGCCGGTTCAGGCCGGCCGGCGAGCGCCGTGCCAGTGGGCGAAGTCGTCGTCGACATAGCGCACCTTGCGGCCGGAGCGTTGAAGCAGCGCGCTAGCGGCGGCGGCGCGGGCGCCGGAGGCGCAGTAGGTGAGGACCTCCCGATCCTTGGGCACCTCCTGAAGCCGATCCAGCAGGCGCGTATGAGGGATGTTGAGGGAGCGGCGGAAGCTGCCGGCGGCGTGCTCGGCGGCGCTGCGCACGTCCAGCGGCACGGCCTCGTCGCCGTCTACCAGCTCCGCCACCCGCGGGAAGGCGATGATGGGAATCTCCTGCCGATGGCCCGCCAGGGTGGGGTGGTTGAGGACCTCCGGGGGAGCGTAGCCCACCACCCGGTCGAAGCCAATGCGCACCAGGTCCCGCAGCGCCTCGTCCGCCGATTCCGGATCCACTACCAGCAGGATGTCGTCCTCCGGCCGCAGGTAGGAGCCGGCGATGGTGGGGAAGGTGTTGTCCAGGGGCGCGTAGAGGGAGCCCACCAGGTGGTGTTCCATGAAGCGCCGGCGGTCGCTGCGGGTGTCCACCACCACCACGCCGTCGAGGAGCGCCGCCGCGACCTCCGTGGGGGAGAGGCGAGGCGGCCGCGGGAGCCCCATGAGCACCGGCGGCCCCTCCCGGTTGAGGCGCTTCATGGTGGCGAAGTAGAGGGGCGGCTCGGGCTGGCCTTCGAGGATCTGATCGACGAAATGGTCCTCGCTCTGCCGGGAGGCGTCGATGGAGGCGTTGAAGCGCTTCTCGTAGCCGACGGTGGAGAAGGGCACCGCTCCCAGGGCTTTGCCGCAGGCGCTGCCGGCGCCGTGGCCGGGCCACAGCTGGAGATAGTCCGGCAGATGCAGGAAGCTCTTGACGCTTTGGTAGAGGGTGCGGGCGGAGGGCTCTTGCTGCCCCGCCTGGCCGGCGGCGGTTTCCAGCAGGTCCGGCCGCCCCAGGTCGCCGACGAAGACGAAGTCACCGGTGGCGATGCCCATGGGCTCCTGAACGCCGCCGCCACGGTCGGTGACCAGGAAGCTCAGATGCTCCGGGGTGTGGCCGGGGGTGTGCAGCGCCTGGATTTGGATCTGGCCGATCTCGAAGGTGTCGCCGTCCCGCAGCAGGTGCAGGTCGTAGTCGCCGTGGCGGGCCCATTCGTATTGCCAGTCCGGGCCGCCCTCGGCGGAGAGGTAGAGCTTGACCCCGTGAGCCTCCGCCAGCTCCCGGGCTCCGGAGAGGAAGTCGGCGTGGATGTGGGTCTCCGCCGCCGCCACCAGGTCCAGGCCTTCCTCCTCCGCCAGCGTCAGGTAGCGGTCCACATCCCGTTGGGGGTCGATGATCAACGCTTCACCGGTGCGCTGGCAGCCCACCAGGTAGGCGTATTGGGAAAGCTTGGGGTCGCGGATCTGGCGAAAGAGCATGGTGTTTCCTCCTGCAATCGAGGGTGGTCTCGTCCCCCTCTTATCTCATGAGAGGCACGGAAGCTGCCGGAGGTTCCCGCTTTCGTCGATCACCGCTAGCGCGACCCGCTGCCGGAGGCTCGTTCCTCCCGGGGATCCGGCTCTCGATCCTCCGCCACCGGCTCCGCTTCCGAGTCCGCCGTCGACTCCGCCGCCGGTGGCGCTTCCGCTTCGGGGGCATCCTCGGCAGGAGCCTCCTCCGGGCCGGCCCCCTGCGATTCGGCGGAGTCGGCGTCGGGGATGGGGGCGACGGCATGGAGGCCCGAGGGGTAGACGTCGGCGGTTTCGGGGGACGGGGGATGGACCTCCGCCACCTGCGCCGCGGCGATCTCGGCGCCGCCGAAGCGATGGTAGAGCACCGGCAGCACCAGCAGGGTCAGCAGCGTCGAGGTCACCACGCCGGAGACCACCACCACCGCCAGGGGGCGCTGGACCTCGGATCCGACGCCGCTGGCCCAGACCAGGGGCAGCAGGCCCAGGGCGGTGGTGGCGGCGGTCATCATCACCGGCCGCAGCCGCAGCTCGGCGCCCTCGACGATGGCGTCCCACCGGCTCTGACCTTCTCTTTCGAGCTTGGTGAAGAATTCGATCATCACCAGGCCGTTGAGGATGGCGATGCCGAAGAGGGCGATGAAGCCGACGGAGGCGGAGACGGAGAGGTAGAGCCCGGACAGCTTGAGGCCCACGATGCCGCCCACCAGGGCCAGTGGAATGTTGACCAGGATCAGCACCGCCGGCCGCACCGCGTGGAAGTTGAGGTAGAGGAGGATGAAGATGAGCAGCAGCGCCAGGGGCACCATCACCTGCAGCCGCGCCATGGCCCGCTGCTGCTGCTCGAATTGACCGCCCCAGGTGGTGTAGTAGCCCACCGGCAGGTCGAGGCCCTGGCGCAAGGTCTCTTGGGCCTCGGCGACGAAGCCGCCGATGTCCCGGCCCACCACGTTGAGCTCCACCACCACCCGGCGCCGGCCGTCCTCCCGGGAGATCTGGGCCGGACCGTCCGCCAGCTCGATGGTGGCGACCTCGGAGAGGCGCACCTGCTCGCCGCCGGGGGTGGCCAGGGGCAGGGAACGCAAATTCTCTACCCGCGAGGTGAAGTCCACCGGCAGCCGCACCACGACGTCGGTGCGCCGTTCCCCTTCCGGTACGGTGGTCACCACGCGGCCGCCCATGGCGGTTTCGATGAGCTCCTGGACCTGGGCGACGCTGATGCCCAAGCGGGCCAGGCGCTGTCGGTGCAGCCGGATCTCCAGGTAGCCCAGACCCTCCACCGCCTCGACCTTGAGGTCCGCGGCGCCGGGCACTTCGCCTAGCAGCCCCGCGGCCCGCTCACCGAGGTCGGCGAGCTCGCCGAGGTCGTCGCCGAAGATCTTGACCGCGATTTGGGATTTGACTCCGGAAAGCAGCTCGTCCACCCGCATCTGGATCGGCTGGGTGTAGCCGAAATCGACGCCGGGGATTTGCTCCATTTTGGCTCGGATGGCGCTCACCAGCTCGTCCTTGGTGCTGGCGGTGGTCCACTCCGAGCGCGGTGCCAACACCGCGTAGACGTCGCTCTCGCCGACCCCCATGGGATCCGATGAGATGTCCGAGCGGCCGGTGCGGCTGACCACGTGGCGCACCTCCGGCAACTCCATCAGCGCGCTCTCGATGCGCTGCACCGTGTCCAGCGCCTGGGGTAGGGAGACCGACGGCAGCTGGAAGGGCTGGACCACCACCGAGCCCTCGTCCATCACCGGCAGGAATTCGGTGCCCAGGGTGGGGGCCAGGGCGGCGGCCCCGAGGACCAGGACGACGGCGATGGCCAACACCCAGCGGGGGTGGTTCAGGGCCCAGCGCAGCTGCGGACGATAGAGCTTGCGCAGATAGTCCGCCGGGTGGCGGAAGCGGCCGGTGCTGAAGATCGGTACCTTGTGCAGCAGCAGCGACGCCAGCGCCGGGATCAGGGTCATGGAGAGGATCAGAGAGCAGCCCAGGGCGATGGAGATGGTGTAGGCCAGGGGAGCGAACATCTTGCCCTCCATCCCCTGGAGCGAGGCGATGGGCAGGAAGACGACGATGATCACCGCCACGCCGAAGAAGATCGGCCGCAGCACTTCCAGGGCCGAGCGCCGCACCGCTCCGGTACGGCCTTCGGGAGAGTCTTCCCCTCCCGCCAACAGGCGGACCGTGTTCTCCACCAACACGATGGCCCCATCTCCCAACATGCCGATGGCGATGGCCAGGCCGGAGAGGGTCATGAGGTTGGCGGAAAGCCCCACCGCCTGCATCACCACGAAAGTGGCCAGGGCGGCCATGGGCAGCTGCAGGGTCACCAGCAGGGCGGAGCGCACGTGTCCCATGAAGAAGAGCAGCACCAGGGTGACCAGCACCGCTCCCTGGAGCAGCGCCGTCTGCACCGTGCCGAGGGCGGTCTCCACCAGCTCGCTACGGTCGTAGAAGGGGACGATCTCGACGTCCTCCGGGAGGCTGGCGCGGGCGGCTTCCAGGCGTTCCCGGATACCGTCCACCACCTCCCGGCCGGAGGCGCCGCGGAGCATCAGGACGATGCCCGCTACCGTTTCGCCCTGGCCGTCTCGGGAGATGGCGCCCTGGCGCAGCTCGTGGCCGATCTGCAGCTCCGCCACCTGGCTCAGCAGCACCGGCACCGAGTCCCGGTAGGCCACCACCGTATCCCCCAGGTCTTCCAGGTTGCGCACCCAGCCGTCGCCGCGCACGACGAATTGCTCGCCGCCTCGTTCCACGTAGGCGCCGCCGGCGACGCCGTTGTTGGCCGCCACCGCATCCGCCAGCTCCCCCAGGGTGAGGTCGAAGCGGCGGAGCGCCGCCGGATCCGCCACCACCTGGAATTGGCGCACGTAGCCGCCGAAGCTATCGACCCCGGCGGTGCCGGGCACCGTCCGCAGGACCGGCCGCAGAACCCAATCCTGGAGCTCCCGCAGCTCCATGAGATCTCGCTGGTCGCTCTCCAGGGTGTATTGGTAGACCTCGCCGAGGCCGGTGGAGATGGGGCCCAGGCCCGACTCCGCGCCGTCCGGGAGCTGGTCCCGGGCGGAGAGCATGCGTTCCAAGACGAGCTGGCGGGCGAAGTAGATGTCGGTGCCGTCCTCGAAGACGACGGTGACCATGGAGAGCCCGAATTTGGATAGCGAGCGCACCTCGGTGGAGTGGGGCAGCCCGGTGCACGCCTGTTCCAGCGGGTAGGTCACCAGCTGCTCCACCTCCAGGGGCGAGAGGGTGGGAGCCTGGGAGATGATCGTCACCTGAATGTTGGTGACGTCCGGAAAGGCGTCGATGGGCAGCATCAGAAAGGAGCGCAGCCCCGCCGCTGCCAGCAGCAGGGCGAAGAGGATCACCACCAGGCGGTGGCGCAGGGAAAGCTCGACCAAACGGTGCATCATCGTGTCCTTTCCGGAGGTTCTCGGGGCTCGGAAACGGGGGCGGAGCTCTTAGGGAGCGTCCTCGGAGCGCAGCAGCGCGGATTTGAGCAGGAAGACTCCCTCCACCGCGACGTTCTCGCCGGAGCGCAGACCGTCGAGCACTTCGTAGCGGCCTTCTTCCGCCCGGCCAATGCGCACCGGCCGGGCTTCGTAGGTGTGGGATGCGACCCGTACGAAGACGTGGTCCGAGCCGGCCAGGCGGATCACCGCCGTCACCGGCACGACGGGCATGGTCTCGGCGGTGCCGTGGAGCACCGTGCCTTCGACGAAGACCCCCGGCAGGGATTGGCCGCCGCCGTCGAGGATCTCGGCGCGGACGGTGACGGTGCGGGTGGTGGGGTCGACGGCGGGGACCCGGGTGATCACCCGCGCCGTACCGCCTAGCTCCGGCCGTCCCACCGGCACGAAGCTCACCCGGTCACCGGGCTGGACCCGATCCGCCTGGTCCGGAGGAATTTGCAGCTCCAGCTCGAGGCGCTGAGGATCGCCGATCATCATCAGCGGTGCCAGCCGTTCCACCCAGCCGTGGGTCTCCACTTCCAGATCCAGGACGACGCCGCCGTTGGGCGCCCGCAAGGTTAGTCGCGGCTCCCAGTTGGGGTCGCCGAAGAGCTTGGCCACTTCCCCGGCCCGGAAGCCCAGGTGCTGCATCTCCGCCTCCACCGCGTCGACTTCGAGCCGCGCCGCCAGAGCTTGTTGGCGCCGCTGGTCCAGCTCCAGTCGGCTGATGCCTTCGAGGGCCAGGAGCTGCTCGCCGGCAGAAACGCGGCTCTCCGCCAACTTGGCCGCTTCCCGGGCGCGCAGGTATTGGGCCTTGAGGGTGTGGAGGTCGTGGGAGTGCAGGGTCACCAGGGCCTGGCCCGCCTTCACCGAGTCGCCGGGGGCGACGTAGAGCTCGTCCACCCGACCTTCTACCAGGGCCTTGACGGTGACCGTGGCTCCGGGGGAGCGGACGATGCGGCCGACGGTGCGCACCCGGTCGTCGAAGGTTTGGGAGTCCACCGCCTCTACCCGCACGCCGGCGCGGGCCTCGGCCTGGGGATCGAGCTCTACCCGGCTCGCTTCCCGGGCCGTCGCCGGTGAGGCGAGTAGGAGGACGAGGGCGCTCCCGGCCAGCAGCGCTGCGGTGGATCGCAGGGAGGGCCTCCGGGCGCGTCTTGGGGAGGAAGACCCCGGCCCCGAGGACCGAGAGTGATGGCGAAGGCGGTATCCGGCGGCGTTCATGATGGGTCCTCCAGGAGCGACGGGGGCAGGGGGAAGTACTGTTCGGAAGCGAGGAGCAGGCCTAGCTCCAGTCGGGCCTGGAGCAGCGCCCGGCGGACGTCCACCAACTGGGAGCGGAGGCCGTCCAGGCGCGCCAGGCCGTCGATGTAAACCAGGTAGGAGACCGCTCCGAGGCGGAATTGCTCCGCCAGGGAATGCTCGGTGGACGGCAGCTCCGCCTCCAGCGGACGCAGCTCCCCGAGGGTCTCGCGGGCGTTCTGGAGGGCGGCCTGACTTTCCGCCAGGCGCTGCTCGAGACGGGCGGTGGCGATGCGGACCTCGGCGTTGGCGCTATCCGTCCGCGCCGCGGCAGCAGCCTTGCGCGCCTTGCCGGAGCGGCCCAGGGGCAGTGGGACGGCGAGCCGCAGGCCGTAGCTTTCGAAGGCGGACTGGCCCTCGAGGCTGGGCACTCGCTGGATCTGGAATTCCAGCTCCGGCAATCCCCAGGCCCGGCCACGGGTCCAGTCGGCCTCGCGCTCCGCCAGCAGCAGCTGTTGCTCCGCGGCATCGCGGTAGGGGCTGGCGGAGCGTTCGGGCTCGGCCGGCACCGGCGGCAAGCTCGTCACCAGCTCCGCCAGGTCTCCCCCATGGGGTGTTGGAGCGTCGCCGGCGAGGAGCTGTAGCCGCTCCTCCAGGCTCCGTTGGCGCACCGCCAGCGTGCGCAGGGCGAGGTCGTCGGTGGCTCGCTGGAGCTCCAGCTGGGCCACCTCCGCACCGGCGACCTCACCCAATTCCAGGCGCTTGCGCTGGATCAGCAGGGCGCGGTCCAGGCGCGTGAGACGATGCTCGGCGAGGGTGCGCTGCTCCAGCGTCACCGCCAAGTCCAGCCAGGCCCGCGCCGCCTCGCCGGCGATCTCCAAGGACTGCAGCCGCCCGGCGGCTTCCAGGGTCTTGTCCGCCTGGTGCCGCACCGCCCGGCCGTCTTTGTGTTGACCGAAGAGGGGGACTTCCTTGCGCAGCCGCAGGCTGTCCACGGCGTTGAGCTCGCGCCCGAAGCTGGAATCCAGCCCTTCGCTTTGCCACTCCACTTCCGGAGCGGCGGCGGCGGTGCCGGCGTGAATCTCCTGGCGTTGGGCTTCACGCCGAGCCGCCGCCGCCTGGGCCATGGGCTGCACCAGGGCAGCTTCCAGGCTGGAGAGCAAACGCTGCTCCGCTGGAGGCCTCGAGTCGGTTGTCGTTTCCTCAGCCAGCAGCGGGGCCGCCAGCGCCAGGCTTGTCGCCAGCGCTAGGGGGGCCACCAGCGCCAGGACTCCCCAGGGGGGCCTCGCTGTTCTCGCCGAAATTCTGCCGTGAAGAGTCATCCATCACCTCCATTGGGTAGGAGGCACGGAAGGGCCGGGAGGTTTCAGACTTTCGGAGCGACTCGGGGACGAGGGGGTGCCGGACCGGGATCCGGCGGGGTCAGGCGCCGGCGGATTCGGCGAAAGAGCCCACCACTTCTTGGCGCAGCTGCGGGGGCATTTCCCCCTGGCGTAGCTGGCGGCAGGCATTCTGGGTCAGGTCGAGGGTCTCGAAGAGCGCTTGGCAGCGGGTGCAGAGCTCTTCCGGGGGCACGCGGAAGGGGACGCCGCGGTCCAAGGCCTCCTGCTTCGCCGCGAGCAGGTCGAGGCAGACTTGGCGGTCGTGATTGGGATGGGGGGCGGAGCGCTGGGGCAGCCCTTCCGCCACCGCCTCCCGCAGCTGCAGCCGGGCGCGGTGCAGCCGGGTCTTCACCGTCGCCTCTTTGAGGTCCAGGATCTGCGCCACGTCCGCCACCGGCAGCTCCAGGATCTCTTTGAGCACCAGCGGCATGCGGTAGTGCTCCGGCAGCTCGGCGATGGCCGCTTCCACTCGCTCTCGGGTTTCTTTGCGCAGCTGCTGGGCCAGGGGCCCTTCCTCCACCGTCGCCAGGTCGGGAATGCGGTCCTGGGGTCTCGGCAAAAGGTCGTCCAGAGATTCCAGGACCTTGGGCTCGCCGGAGCGCTTGCGCCGGGCTCGCTGGCAGGCGCGGGCGGCGATGGTGTAGAGCCAGGTGGTGGGCTGGGCGTCGCCGCGGAATTGATCCCAGTGTCGGTAGGCCTCGAGAAAGACGTCCTGCACCAGGTCGGCGGCGTCCTCCGGGTGCCCACAGAGCTTCATGGCGACCCGATAGATGCGCCCTCCTTCCTCGTCCACCAGCTGGGTGAGGGCTTCCTGGGCGGGGAGAGCCGCTAGCTCGTGGGGATCTGGTGGGCTGTTTGGGGGGAGTTCCTTCATCGCGACCTCAACTCTCGTCCTCAAGAGCCGTAGATAGTACCAGGGAATGGAACCACCGGGCTTGCGGAATGACTTCCCATGAAGGAACTGGTGCCTGATGAAATCATAGGTATTTATTGAGCAGAGGAAGTCGCGTATACGTCAAATGTAATTGTGCTGAGAGATATTTTTCTCGATTTCCATTGATTTTGGGGACGGGTCTCGGCTCAGCTGTCCCGGGCAGTTCGGGGCGGAGCACTCACCCAGAGTGAGGCCACCGCCCGCGACGCGGCTTTCCGTCCTGGAATTGACTGCTAAGTCTTAGGGATCCAGCAGAGGGATCTTGGTTGTCGCGACCGCCGAGGGGCGGTGGGGATGCTTTTTTTGAGTCCAACCCAGGAGTTTGGAATGGACGATGTGTTGAAGGACCTGGGCGATCTGACCCCGGAGGAACAAGAACTGCTGCGGCGCAAGCTGCAGAAGCTGCGCAAGAAGAAGGCGAAACCGCCCGCCGGAGCCAGGGAGATTCCACATCTCCCGCGGCAGGGGCAGAGCTTCCCCCTCTCTTTCGCCCAGCAGCGATTGTGGTTTCTCGACCAGCTGCGCCCGGAGGCGGCGGCGAACAATATTCCTCTCACCGTCGAGCTGGTGGGGGATCTGCAGCCGTCGGCCTTCGAGGGGGCACTGCAGGCCGTGGTGGAGCGGCACGAGATTCTGCGTGCGGCGGTGGATTCGCAGGGCGGCCGGCCGAGCCAGCGCTTCGACGCGCCGCCACCACCCATGGCCTTCCTGGACCTTTCGGGACAGCCGCCGGAGGAGCGGCGCCGGAGGGTGGTGGAGCTGGCCAGAAGCCACGCCCTGGAGCCCTTCGATCTCTCCGCCGGGCCTCTGTTACGCACCGTTCTGGTGCGCGAGGCCGCCGACCGCCACGTCTTCGTCTTCACCATCCATCACCTGATCTTCGACCGCTGGTCCGTAGGCCTGCTGCTGGGAGAGCTGGGCGCCGAATATCAGGCGCGCCTGGAAACCGGCGAAGCCGTAGTATCGCCCCTGGAACCGCTTCCGGTGCAATACGGCGACTTCGCCGCCTGGGAGCAGGAGCGCCTCACCGGCGAGCTGTTGGAGCAGCGGATGGATTTCTGGCGCCGGACCCTCGACGGCTACGACCCGCGCCTGGGCCTGCCGACGGACCGCCCCCGGCCGGCGGTGCCGGCGAGCCGCGGTGGCACCCACGCTTTCTCATTGGACGCCGCCACCGCCGAGGCCCTCAATCGCCTCAGCGTCGACGAGGGCGCCAGCCTGTTCATGACCCTGCTGGCGGCCTTCCACGGTGTGCTGGCGAGGCTCGCCGTTGACGCAACGAGTGGGGTCGACCGTGAGGCTGATCTTGGGGCCGACATAGGCATTGGTCTGTCGGTGAGCAACCGCGGCCAGCGCCCCTTGGAGCGCCTGGTGGGCTGCTTCACCAACCACCTTGTGGTGCGCGCCCGGCTGGAGGAGCAGGGGACTCTTCGGCAGCTGCTGGCGACGGTGCGGGAGGCGACCCTGGGGGCCCTGGCGCACCAGGATCTGCCGGCGGAGAAGGTCGTGGAGGTGCTGCGGGAGCAGGCGGAAGATACCGGACGCGGCGAGGCCGGCCTCTTCCAGGTGCTCTTCCGCCTCAACAACCAGCCGCTGCGGGATCTGAAGCTGCCGGGCCTCGACCTCGACTTCCTGCAGGTGTTGCCGGACAAGGCACCCTTCGACCTCGACCTCTCCATGGAGGAGCGGGATAGTGCTTTGGGAGGGGGCCTGGAAGGGCTGTTGGTTTACTCCACGGATCTCTTCGAGCCCGCCACCGCGGAGGCTATTGCCGAGCTCTACCGAGCGGCGCTGATGGCGCTGGCGGCGGATCCGGATCAGCCCCTGGCGACGCTGGAGATCCCCCGACGGCTGCTGGATTTGCGGGAGGTGCAGCGGCAGCGGGAAGAGGCTCCCGAAGAAGGCTCCCGAAAGATCCCCGACGAGGCCTCCGGCGAGGCACCGGAGCTGCCGGTGGCCGTCGCCGCTACCTTCACCGCCGATCTGGTGGGCGAGCCCCTGGAGCTCTGGCTCGAAGAGGCGGGCTGGAAGCCCCGCATCGAGCTGGCGCCCTACAACCAGGTCTTCCAACAGCTCCTCGACCCCACCAGTGCCCTCGCCACCAATCGCCAGGGCGTCAACCTGGTGCTGCTGCGGCTGGCGGATTGGGTGCACTACCGGGGCGAGGCGGAGGCTTTGCCCTCCCGAGACGAGCTTCAGGAGCGGGTGGACGAGCTGCTGGCGGCACTTGCTAATGCTGTGGGGGCTAATGCTGTCGGGGCCAATGCTGTGGGAGCCAGTGCTGCGCAGAAGAGCCCGATCCCTTGGCTGGTGGCGGTCTGCCCGTCGCCCGACCCGGCGGATCAGCCGGGCTTCTGGCGTGCCCTGGACGCCCGGCTGGCCCAGGGGCTGAAAGCGCTGGACGGCGTCTATCCCGTCACCGCCGGCGAAGTCGCGGAACTCTATCCCGTCCCCCGCATCCACGACCCGTTCACCGACGAGGTGGGGCACGTGCCCTTCACGCCGGAGTACTTTACTGCTCTGGGGACCCTGCTGGCCCGCCGGGTGGTGGCGCTGCGGCGGCCGCCGTTCAAGGTGGTGGCGGTGGACTGCGACAACACCCTGTGGGACGGCGCCTGCGCCGAGGTGGGGGCCGACGGCGTGGGTCTCGGCCCGGCCCGCCGGCGGCTGCAGGACTTCCTGGTGCAGCAGCGGGACGCGGGGATGCTGGTGGCGCTGGTGAGCAAAAACGCCGACGCCGACGTGGTGGAGGTCTTCCGCCGCCGCCAGGAGATGCCCCTGAGCCTGGACCACGTGGTGGCGCGAAAGATCTCCTGGGAGCCCAAATCCCAGGCCTTGGGGGAGCTGGCGGAGGAGTTGGGCTTCGGTCTCGA contains the following coding sequences:
- a CDS encoding MBL fold metallo-hydrolase, which translates into the protein MLFRQIRDPKLSQYAYLVGCQRTGEALIIDPQRDVDRYLTLAEEEGLDLVAAAETHIHADFLSGARELAEAHGVKLYLSAEGGPDWQYEWARHGDYDLHLLRDGDTFEIGQIQIQALHTPGHTPEHLSFLVTDRGGGVQEPMGIATGDFVFVGDLGRPDLLETAAGQAGQQEPSARTLYQSVKSFLHLPDYLQLWPGHGAGSACGKALGAVPFSTVGYEKRFNASIDASRQSEDHFVDQILEGQPEPPLYFATMKRLNREGPPVLMGLPRPPRLSPTEVAAALLDGVVVVDTRSDRRRFMEHHLVGSLYAPLDNTFPTIAGSYLRPEDDILLVVDPESADEALRDLVRIGFDRVVGYAPPEVLNHPTLAGHRQEIPIIAFPRVAELVDGDEAVPLDVRSAAEHAAGSFRRSLNIPHTRLLDRLQEVPKDREVLTYCASGARAAAASALLQRSGRKVRYVDDDFAHWHGARRPA
- a CDS encoding sigma-70 family RNA polymerase sigma factor gives rise to the protein MKELPPNSPPDPHELAALPAQEALTQLVDEEGGRIYRVAMKLCGHPEDAADLVQDVFLEAYRHWDQFRGDAQPTTWLYTIAARACQRARRKRSGEPKVLESLDDLLPRPQDRIPDLATVEEGPLAQQLRKETRERVEAAIAELPEHYRMPLVLKEILELPVADVAQILDLKEATVKTRLHRARLQLREAVAEGLPQRSAPHPNHDRQVCLDLLAAKQEALDRGVPFRVPPEELCTRCQALFETLDLTQNACRQLRQGEMPPQLRQEVVGSFAESAGA
- a CDS encoding HAD-IIIC family phosphatase; the encoded protein is MDDVLKDLGDLTPEEQELLRRKLQKLRKKKAKPPAGAREIPHLPRQGQSFPLSFAQQRLWFLDQLRPEAAANNIPLTVELVGDLQPSAFEGALQAVVERHEILRAAVDSQGGRPSQRFDAPPPPMAFLDLSGQPPEERRRRVVELARSHALEPFDLSAGPLLRTVLVREAADRHVFVFTIHHLIFDRWSVGLLLGELGAEYQARLETGEAVVSPLEPLPVQYGDFAAWEQERLTGELLEQRMDFWRRTLDGYDPRLGLPTDRPRPAVPASRGGTHAFSLDAATAEALNRLSVDEGASLFMTLLAAFHGVLARLAVDATSGVDREADLGADIGIGLSVSNRGQRPLERLVGCFTNHLVVRARLEEQGTLRQLLATVREATLGALAHQDLPAEKVVEVLREQAEDTGRGEAGLFQVLFRLNNQPLRDLKLPGLDLDFLQVLPDKAPFDLDLSMEERDSALGGGLEGLLVYSTDLFEPATAEAIAELYRAALMALAADPDQPLATLEIPRRLLDLREVQRQREEAPEEGSRKIPDEASGEAPELPVAVAATFTADLVGEPLELWLEEAGWKPRIELAPYNQVFQQLLDPTSALATNRQGVNLVLLRLADWVHYRGEAEALPSRDELQERVDELLAALANAVGANAVGANAVGASAAQKSPIPWLVAVCPSPDPADQPGFWRALDARLAQGLKALDGVYPVTAGEVAELYPVPRIHDPFTDEVGHVPFTPEYFTALGTLLARRVVALRRPPFKVVAVDCDNTLWDGACAEVGADGVGLGPARRRLQDFLVQQRDAGMLVALVSKNADADVVEVFRRRQEMPLSLDHVVARKISWEPKSQALGELAEELGFGLDRFVFLDDNPVECAEVRASCPAVTVLPLPEPEGPELGEASMQTFLAHAWPFDRFQVTEEDRRRAGFYQANQQREELRRSAPSLEEFLAGLELEVEQRPLSAEDVPRVSQMTQRVTQFNATTRVLSEAEVTTFLDAPGDGGCRVVRVRDRFGDYGLVGCSLYRLGETALEVENLLMSCRTLGRGVEHRLVAELGRVAQHHGLEAVEIPFRPTHRNAPMARFLEQASTQVPGADKSEEGDGFRLRLPAAEAAAWQLRPETPPEVPPPEPAAAGTAKVSTEGAGAAAGPPPAFYQRALELCDVDAIAREILQRRGSGDAAGAREKVPYVAPRNPIEEQVAQIWCDVLGLEKIGVHEHFFRIGGHSLLGTVILSRIQLDFDVDLPLMAIFDNPTVEGIGRVIEELLIGDVDEADLAGLEGLSEEEVQALLEEEQAALRGSGS
- a CDS encoding efflux RND transporter periplasmic adaptor subunit; translated protein: MNAAGYRLRHHSRSSGPGSSSPRRARRPSLRSTAALLAGSALVLLLASPATAREASRVELDPQAEARAGVRVEAVDSQTFDDRVRTVGRIVRSPGATVTVKALVEGRVDELYVAPGDSVKAGQALVTLHSHDLHTLKAQYLRAREAAKLAESRVSAGEQLLALEGISRLELDQRRQQALAARLEVDAVEAEMQHLGFRAGEVAKLFGDPNWEPRLTLRAPNGGVVLDLEVETHGWVERLAPLMMIGDPQRLELELQIPPDQADRVQPGDRVSFVPVGRPELGGTARVITRVPAVDPTTRTVTVRAEILDGGGQSLPGVFVEGTVLHGTAETMPVVPVTAVIRLAGSDHVFVRVASHTYEARPVRIGRAEEGRYEVLDGLRSGENVAVEGVFLLKSALLRSEDAP
- a CDS encoding CusA/CzcA family heavy metal efflux RND transporter; the encoded protein is MMHRLVELSLRHRLVVILFALLLAAAGLRSFLMLPIDAFPDVTNIQVTIISQAPTLSPLEVEQLVTYPLEQACTGLPHSTEVRSLSKFGLSMVTVVFEDGTDIYFARQLVLERMLSARDQLPDGAESGLGPISTGLGEVYQYTLESDQRDLMELRELQDWVLRPVLRTVPGTAGVDSFGGYVRQFQVVADPAALRRFDLTLGELADAVAANNGVAGGAYVERGGEQFVVRGDGWVRNLEDLGDTVVAYRDSVPVLLSQVAELQIGHELRQGAISRDGQGETVAGIVLMLRGASGREVVDGIRERLEAARASLPEDVEIVPFYDRSELVETALGTVQTALLQGAVLVTLVLLFFMGHVRSALLVTLQLPMAALATFVVMQAVGLSANLMTLSGLAIAIGMLGDGAIVLVENTVRLLAGGEDSPEGRTGAVRRSALEVLRPIFFGVAVIIVVFLPIASLQGMEGKMFAPLAYTISIALGCSLILSMTLIPALASLLLHKVPIFSTGRFRHPADYLRKLYRPQLRWALNHPRWVLAIAVVLVLGAAALAPTLGTEFLPVMDEGSVVVQPFQLPSVSLPQALDTVQRIESALMELPEVRHVVSRTGRSDISSDPMGVGESDVYAVLAPRSEWTTASTKDELVSAIRAKMEQIPGVDFGYTQPIQMRVDELLSGVKSQIAVKIFGDDLGELADLGERAAGLLGEVPGAADLKVEAVEGLGYLEIRLHRQRLARLGISVAQVQELIETAMGGRVVTTVPEGERRTDVVVRLPVDFTSRVENLRSLPLATPGGEQVRLSEVATIELADGPAQISREDGRRRVVVELNVVGRDIGGFVAEAQETLRQGLDLPVGYYTTWGGQFEQQQRAMARLQVMVPLALLLIFILLYLNFHAVRPAVLILVNIPLALVGGIVGLKLSGLYLSVSASVGFIALFGIAILNGLVMIEFFTKLEREGQSRWDAIVEGAELRLRPVMMTAATTALGLLPLVWASGVGSEVQRPLAVVVVSGVVTSTLLTLLVLPVLYHRFGGAEIAAAQVAEVHPPSPETADVYPSGLHAVAPIPDADSAESQGAGPEEAPAEDAPEAEAPPAAESTADSEAEPVAEDREPDPREERASGSGSR
- a CDS encoding TolC family protein, coding for MTLHGRISARTARPPWGVLALVAPLALATSLALAAPLLAEETTTDSRPPAEQRLLSSLEAALVQPMAQAAAARREAQRQEIHAGTAAAAPEVEWQSEGLDSSFGRELNAVDSLRLRKEVPLFGQHKDGRAVRHQADKTLEAAGRLQSLEIAGEAARAWLDLAVTLEQRTLAEHRLTRLDRALLIQRKRLELGEVAGAEVAQLELQRATDDLALRTLAVRQRSLEERLQLLAGDAPTPHGGDLAELVTSLPPVPAEPERSASPYRDAAEQQLLLAEREADWTRGRAWGLPELEFQIQRVPSLEGQSAFESYGLRLAVPLPLGRSGKARKAAAAARTDSANAEVRIATARLEQRLAESQAALQNARETLGELRPLEAELPSTEHSLAEQFRLGAVSYLVYIDGLARLDGLRSQLVDVRRALLQARLELGLLLASEQYFPLPPSLLEDPS